The genomic DNA TGCTTGGCTCAAATGGAAGCGTAATTCCTAGGTTTAAGGAACAAATTGAAAAAGGTGGACCAGTAACCGTAACCCATCCAGACGTTATCCGCTATTTCATGACGATTCCAGAAGCATCCCAATTGGTTTTACAAGCAGGAAGCATGGGAGAGCGGGGAGAAATTTTTATTTTAGAGATGGGAGAGCCAGTCAAAATATTAGAGCTAGCAGAAGAAATGATACGACTTTCAGGATACCAACCTTATAAAGACATTAACATTGAATTCACAGGACTCAGACCGGGCGAAAAGCTATACGAGGAGTTACTGCTCAATTTAGAGGGAATCAAGAAAACGCATCATCCAAAAATCAAAATTGCTGCCTCTAACCTCAATCAGAATCAAATTGTCTTCATAAGTAAACTAAACCAACTCTTTAGCTTAGCGAAAGCAAACAAAAACAAGGAAATTTACGATTTATTTAAAGAAATCATTCCAGAATATCAAAAACACATTGATTATATTTCGATTACTAAAAACAATTAAAAGAACCGTATGGAACCAGAACTTACCGAAACAGAAATCCGCACGCTGAGAGATTTTAAGATTCAGCTATTCGATACCTATTGGGAAAAATTTCCCACTTTTTATCTACATATACTTCCACATCCAAATTTGGAAATGGGCAAACGAGGACTTGTAGGAAATGAAAAAGAATCAGGCGTCGTCCTCGCCTTTGGCTCTACTGCCGTAAGAGATATTTCTTCTCAGTCAGATTATCTTTATGCAGAATTACAATTTGGATTTAGTTGGGAAAAATTGATTATCCCCTGGGATGCAGTTTTTAGAATATACGATAAAGGTCAAAATTCAATCACGCAATTGAGAGTATTCGAGGATGAATTAGACTTCAGCAAGTCAGAAGCTAAACCCAAAAAGCCCGAAAAGAAAAAAGAATCAATCGAATCAAAAGTTATCGAAGTAGATTTTACAAGGAAGAAAGAATAAGAATGCAAAAATTCAAATGGATTGTTGCCGGTGATATTGATGGTTTTTTTGAATTAATGCTCGACAACTTGTTGCAGCTTCTTGTATTAACCGCACTTTGTTCATTCGTTTGCGGAATGCCAGCTGAATTTGTTTTTGCAGTTGTATTGCCTGGTGTAGGTATCTCACTGTTAGTCGGAAATATTTTTTACGCCTTGCAAGCCAGAAAACTAGCCATTCAGGAAAATCGTGATGATGTAACAGCCCTACCCTATGGAATCAATACAATTTCTTTGTTTGCATTTATCTTTTTTATTATCTTTCCTGTTTTTAAAGCGACAGGTGATTATAAGACTGCCTGGAAGATTGGACTGCTTGCTTGTTTTATCAGCGGAGTCATTGAGTTTTTTGGGTCTTTTGTGGCAAACTATATTAGGCGCGTTACCCCTCGTGCTGCTCTTCTGTCTGCGTTAAGCGGAATAGCTATCACATTTATCTCGATGGAATTTATGATTAAGACTTATAAAAGTCCACTCGTTGCGTTTCTTCCATTTGGAATTATACTCTTGCAGTATTTTGGAAAATTCAAATATCCTTTTCGAATTCCGGGAGGTTTCTTATCAATAGCCGCTGGAACGGGCATCGCATGGCTCTCAGGGTATTGGGGAAAACCAATGATGGACAGCAAAGCACTCGCAAGCTCTTTTCAACACGCAGGACTCTATCTTCCTTCCTTATCAATCACAGATTTATTTGATGTTTTTACTTTGAAAAATATTAAAGAATACTCTTCCGTAATCTTGCCAATGGGTTTATTCAATGTGATTGGCTCTCTCCAAAACATTGAATCGGCAGAAGCAGGTGGAGATAAATTTGAAACTAGAAGTTCGCTCCTTGTAAACGGTGCCGGAACTATACTAGGCTCTTTCTTTGGTTCTCCTTTTCCAACGACGATTTACATTGGGCACCCAGGTTGGAAAGCATTGGGTGCCCGTGCGGGTTACTCAGTATTAAACGGCGTATTTATGACAATCCTTTGCCTGTTCGGACTAATGAGTGTTGTGCAAGCGTTAGTTCC from Leptospiraceae bacterium includes the following:
- a CDS encoding NCS2 family permease — encoded protein: MRMQKFKWIVAGDIDGFFELMLDNLLQLLVLTALCSFVCGMPAEFVFAVVLPGVGISLLVGNIFYALQARKLAIQENRDDVTALPYGINTISLFAFIFFIIFPVFKATGDYKTAWKIGLLACFISGVIEFFGSFVANYIRRVTPRAALLSALSGIAITFISMEFMIKTYKSPLVAFLPFGIILLQYFGKFKYPFRIPGGFLSIAAGTGIAWLSGYWGKPMMDSKALASSFQHAGLYLPSLSITDLFDVFTLKNIKEYSSVILPMGLFNVIGSLQNIESAEAGGDKFETRSSLLVNGAGTILGSFFGSPFPTTIYIGHPGWKALGARAGYSVLNGVFMTILCLFGLMSVVQALVPIEAGMAIILWIGIIIGAQCFETSPMRHAPAIILGLFPALAGWGVLLVQSVFNFANSELGKILAKEKIATTYAITMESVPPDLEFLPYSLSGILALSQGFLIVSMIWASICAFIIDRDFRTASYWCLTGSILSSVGIIHAYKLSGNAILNEYSFPANFQFIIAYLLLALLLFGASLVKQNEN
- a CDS encoding stringent starvation protein B produces the protein MEPELTETEIRTLRDFKIQLFDTYWEKFPTFYLHILPHPNLEMGKRGLVGNEKESGVVLAFGSTAVRDISSQSDYLYAELQFGFSWEKLIIPWDAVFRIYDKGQNSITQLRVFEDELDFSKSEAKPKKPEKKKESIESKVIEVDFTRKKE